The DNA window CCGATTTCGACGTGGAAGAGCAAGAGTGGCGGGTCGTCCCGTCTCCGAACGACCCAGCGAAGGTCGAATTGTAGCCGCTGTTTGCCCCCGCAGTTCAGTTATCAGCTCGTGGCGACTGATTCCCGGGACTGCGACGATGTGGAAACGGAAGGTATTCCACGCTGGGAGTGTGGCGCACCGGTTGGGGATAGAGCTGCATTAGGTGCAGAATCTCATTCGGCATGTCGGCCGATACGTGCAGCCCCAGTCGCTTTGCTTCCTCATAGGTGAGGGGGTAGTCGTGCGTCCAGCGTCCCTCGGACAGGATCTGAGCGAGCTCGGCCGCCTTCTCGTCGGAGTATCGGCCGGCGAGGATCTCCTTCACGCTCTCCCGCACCTGGCGGAGCGCCTTCTCCGCGGTATCGGCCAGGATCAGGGTGCGATCATCCACTTTCTCCACCGGCTTCTCCTGCACCGCCTTCACTATCGACGCGGCCGGGAACTCCCCGAGCTGGGGGTCAACCGGCCCGAGGACCGCGTGCTCGCACATCACGATCTCGTCCGCTGCGAGGGCGATCAGCGTCCCCCCGGACATCGCGTAGTGGGGAACGAACGCGGTCACTTTGCCCGGATGCCGCTTGATGGCACGCGCGATCTGGGTGGCGGCGAGTACGAGCCCTCCTGGGGTGTGAAGGACGATGTCGATCGGCACATCGGGGTCGGTAAGATGGATCGCCCTGATCACCTGCTCGGAGTCGTGCACGTCGATGTAGCGCATGACCGGAAACCCGAGAAAGCTCATCGTCTCCTGCCGGTGAACGAGGAGGATCACGCGTGATCCGCGCTCGTGCTCGATCTTGGCGATCAGCCGCTGACGGGTGTTCTCCAGCATGCGCTGGTGCAGAACCGGCTGCAGGGCCGACAGCATGAGGAAGATCCAGAATAGATCGAGGATCGTCATGAGTCCCCTCCTTCCGTTTCGGACTTGGTTTCGTTCGCGCCTTCATCCGTTGCCACCTCCGCCGATTTCAGTGCGCGGGCGATGACCTCCCCCTTCTCTGCGTCGTAGTCGATCTCGACCGTGACGTCCTCTCCGATCTCTCCAGCCAAGAGCTTGCGGGCGAGAAGCCCCTCGATCTCCGACTGGATGATCCGCCGCAGCTCCCGCGCCCCGAACTGCGGGCTGTAGCCCCGCTCGGCCAGGTAATCGATGAGGGCATCGGTCCACTTGGGGGTGATCCGCTGGGCGCGAAGCCGACGGGCGACCCGCTCCAGTTGCAGCTTGACGATGTCGTGGATCTGCTCGCGGGTGAGGGCCTGGAACACGATGATCTCATCGATCCGGTTGATGAACTCCGGCCGGAAGTAGCGCGCCAGCTCCTCCATCAGTCGGTCCTTGAGGTCCTTGTAGTTGAGTGCCTCTGGCCCCATCCGCAGGTTGTCGCGGATGATCTCGGCCCCGATGTTGCTCGTAGCGATGATCACCGTGTTGGTGAAGTCGACCGTCCTGCCCTTGGAGTCAGTGAGACGCCCGTCGTCGAGCACCTGAAGGAGGATGTTGAACACCTCGGGATGCGCCTTCTCGATCTCATCGAGCAACACGATCGAGTACGGACGGCGGCGGACCGCCTCGGTCAGCTGCCCTCCCTCTTCGTGACCGACGTAACCGGGAGGGGCACCGACGAGACGAGAGACGGCATGCCGCTCCATGTACTCGGACATGTCGATTCTGACGATGGCGTCCTCGTCCCCGAACAGAATCCAGGCCAGTGCCTTGGCGAGCTCGGTCTTCCCCACTCCAGTCGGCCCGAGGAAGAGGAAGCTCGCGATCGGGCGGTTGGGATCGGAGAGCCCGGCGCGCGTCCGGCGCACCGCCTCCGACACCGCCTTGACCGCCTCATCCTGACCGACGATCCGCTGGTGGAGGAGTTCCTCCATCGCCAGGAGCTTCTCCCGCTCCTCCTTGGTCAACTCGGAGACCGGGATCCCGGTCAGCCGGGAGACGATCTCGGCCACATGCTCGGTGCGCACGTCCGGAACCGACTTGGCACGGGTCCTCTTCCACTCCTCCATCGCTCGATCCCGCTTCTCTTCCCATTTCTGCCGGTCGCGCTTGATCTCCTCGGCGCGGCCGAAGTCCTTCGCCGCCACCGCTGCTGCCTCCTCGCGCTGGAGGTGCTTGATCTTCGCTTCTCCCTCCTGCACCTCGATCGGAGGCATGGTGTTGCGGATCCGGATCCGGGCGCACGCCTGATCCAGGATGTCGATCGCCTTATCCGGGAGGAACCGTCCGGTGATGTACCGGTCGGCGAGCTCGGCGGCGGCAACGATCGCCTCCTCGGTGATCTTCACCTTGTGATGCGCCTCCAACCGGTCCTTCAGTCCGCGCAGGATCTCGGCCGTCTGCTCCACCGTCGGCTCGGCGACGAACACCGGCTGGAACCTCCGCTCCAGTGCCGGATCCTTCTCGATCCGCTTGCGGTACTCCCCCAATGTCGTAGCTCCGATCACGTGCAGCTCTCCCCGAGCGAGCATCGGCTTCAGGATGTTGGCCGCGTCCATCGTCCCCTCCTCCCCGGCCCCGCCGGCGCCGACGAGGAGGTGGACCTCATCGATGAACAGGATGATCTCGTCCTGGTTCTCCTTCACCTCATCGAGGACCTTGCGGATGCGCTCCTCGAACTCCCCGCGGTACTTGGTCCCGGCGACGATCCCGGTGAGGTCGAGCTCGACCACCCGCTTCCCCTTCAAGAGCTCGGGCACCTCGCCATTCACGATCCGCTGCGCCAGTCCCTCCACAATCGCCGTCTTCCCCACCCCGGGCTCTCCGATCAGGACCGGGTTGTTCTTGGTGCGGCGGGAAAGGATCTCGATCACCGTCTCGATCTCCTCATGCCGACCGATCACCGGGTCGAGCTTCCCCTGCTTGGCCATCGCGGTGAGATCGCGGGAGAACTTATCCAGCGTCGGGGTCGACGAGGGCTCCTGCACGCGCCCTTCTTCCGCTCCTTTTCCGACCATCTTCACCACCTGCTGTCGCAATGATTCCGGAGTGATCCCGTACTTGCGGAGGAGATCCCCGGCCAGGCCGTCCGTCTCCCGCACAAGGCCGATCAACAGGTGCTCCGGCCCGATGTAGGAGTGCCCGAGCCGCTGTGCCTCCTCGGCCGCCAGGACAAGGACCCGCTTCAATCGCGGGGCGAGCTCCGGGTTCTTCACCTCCCGCTCCACCCGGGGGACGTTGTGCTCGATGTACTGGACCACGTCGTCGGGCTTGAGCTTCACCCCCTTGAACAGGGCCTGGACGACCTGCGTGTCAAGGAGCGCAAGGAGGAGGTGTTCGGTGTCGATGAGGTCGCTTCCCCACTCCGCCGCTTTCTCCGCGGAGCGGGCCAGGGCATCCCGGGCCGGTTCGGAGAGCCAGTCCGAGATGTCCACCGATTCCCGCCGCGGACGACGTTCCGCCCGCGGCTCGCGCGACTCGGGGAAGAAATCCTCGAAGAAATCCCCCAACATCCCGCCGAACAATGATTCCCA is part of the Candidatus Bipolaricaulota bacterium genome and encodes:
- a CDS encoding ATP-dependent Clp protease ATP-binding subunit gives rise to the protein MDRMCDDCRIRPAVHHVVVRRGGTEEELYLCDECYAKRFGAGRSPWESLFGGMLGDFFEDFFPESREPRAERRPRRESVDISDWLSEPARDALARSAEKAAEWGSDLIDTEHLLLALLDTQVVQALFKGVKLKPDDVVQYIEHNVPRVEREVKNPELAPRLKRVLVLAAEEAQRLGHSYIGPEHLLIGLVRETDGLAGDLLRKYGITPESLRQQVVKMVGKGAEEGRVQEPSSTPTLDKFSRDLTAMAKQGKLDPVIGRHEEIETVIEILSRRTKNNPVLIGEPGVGKTAIVEGLAQRIVNGEVPELLKGKRVVELDLTGIVAGTKYRGEFEERIRKVLDEVKENQDEIILFIDEVHLLVGAGGAGEEGTMDAANILKPMLARGELHVIGATTLGEYRKRIEKDPALERRFQPVFVAEPTVEQTAEILRGLKDRLEAHHKVKITEEAIVAAAELADRYITGRFLPDKAIDILDQACARIRIRNTMPPIEVQEGEAKIKHLQREEAAAVAAKDFGRAEEIKRDRQKWEEKRDRAMEEWKRTRAKSVPDVRTEHVAEIVSRLTGIPVSELTKEEREKLLAMEELLHQRIVGQDEAVKAVSEAVRRTRAGLSDPNRPIASFLFLGPTGVGKTELAKALAWILFGDEDAIVRIDMSEYMERHAVSRLVGAPPGYVGHEEGGQLTEAVRRRPYSIVLLDEIEKAHPEVFNILLQVLDDGRLTDSKGRTVDFTNTVIIATSNIGAEIIRDNLRMGPEALNYKDLKDRLMEELARYFRPEFINRIDEIIVFQALTREQIHDIVKLQLERVARRLRAQRITPKWTDALIDYLAERGYSPQFGARELRRIIQSEIEGLLARKLLAGEIGEDVTVEIDYDAEKGEVIARALKSAEVATDEGANETKSETEGGDS
- a CDS encoding ATP-dependent Clp protease proteolytic subunit, with the protein product MTILDLFWIFLMLSALQPVLHQRMLENTRQRLIAKIEHERGSRVILLVHRQETMSFLGFPVMRYIDVHDSEQVIRAIHLTDPDVPIDIVLHTPGGLVLAATQIARAIKRHPGKVTAFVPHYAMSGGTLIALAADEIVMCEHAVLGPVDPQLGEFPAASIVKAVQEKPVEKVDDRTLILADTAEKALRQVRESVKEILAGRYSDEKAAELAQILSEGRWTHDYPLTYEEAKRLGLHVSADMPNEILHLMQLYPQPVRHTPSVEYLPFPHRRSPGNQSPRADN